The Flavobacterium sp. 20NA77.7 genome includes the window GTTTTATTAAAACAATTGTATGGCGAATAATCAAATTCATTGAAGGAGTTCAGTTTTAATCCGTTAGTAATTAACGCATTTAATAGTTCCGATGTAGGATGGTTCCATGTAATGGTTTGTGCAGAAATTTCGGCGTATCTATCTGCGTAGGTACCTGATTCATCTTCAATAATTTCTTCAGTATTAAAATAATTGTAAAAAACTTCTTTAAAATCATTATCAAACATCCATACTATTGGATGAAAATCAGCCATAATAAATTTTCCATTTGGTTTTAAGAAATGAGAAATTACTTTAGCCCATTTGTCAAGATTAGGAAACCAACCAATCGTGCCATAACTGGTAAAAACAATATCGAATTTTTCATCCAAATGATTTTGTAACTCATAAATATCACAACAAATAAAAGTCGCGTCTAACTTC containing:
- a CDS encoding class I SAM-dependent methyltransferase, whose amino-acid sequence is MKTKDYIKVNKETWNNKVEVHINSDFYDMEGFLRGKSTLNSIELDLLGDVKGKKILHLQCHFGQDTMSFSRLGALATGVDFSDKAIEKAKEINKQLKLDATFICCDIYELQNHLDEKFDIVFTSYGTIGWFPNLDKWAKVISHFLKPNGKFIMADFHPIVWMFDNDFKEVFYNYFNTEEIIEDESGTYADRYAEISAQTITWNHPTSELLNALITNGLKLNSFNEFDYSPYNCFNKTEEFEPNKFRIKHLKNKIPMVYSLSATKK